Part of the Prunus dulcis chromosome 8, ALMONDv2, whole genome shotgun sequence genome is shown below.
TAAGAATATGAACAACTAACTCTTCTAATAGCTGAGCTAACTAACTCGTAATCTGTTATTACTCTAGCAGATCACTGGTTTAGATTCACGTTATGACAAGTTAAGACAAGACAACATTTTGGCATAATAATTATGGGAAGTGGGCGATTTTAACATATTCAAGTTAGTAACCCTACATTCAAGTCACTAACTTGACCATTGATTCATATTCACAATCTGACAACATCACAACAATCATGAGAAGTGCGATTTTCATGAATTGACGTTAGggacaaaacaagaaattaatagTTAGACTTTCTAAGCCGCTTAGGATACTTTTTCATCAAGAATTGAGAAAGACAAAAAGGCTTACAATATGGTTATATTCGTACATGAGCCAATCAGATCTTTCTCCATGTGGAGCTCTGCCATTGTAGAACACGAGAGTCTTCCTCAACCCAATTGGCCTACCGTTACTGTATATCACCTTATCACGCCCTGTGGCCTTCCAAAACCCAGCAATGGTTGCCCGATTTGTTCGCGTCCCACTGGGATACTTCTTGTCCTTGTGGCTAAACAAGTACCAGTCATTCTGAGATAAGCTTCctattttgcatttttctgcTACAGAACACATTACATATAACTTGGTTGTTTTtctaatcaaatcaaaattaacCAAAACGAAATTTGGGTATAAGTTTAAGGACCATTACGGTTAaaccttatatatatagatgcaTTACGTACCTTGAATGTCCCATGGCTCAAGCTTAGTGAGATCAATGTCACGAATTACGTCCAGATCGATCTTCTCACATGAAACCCTCTTCCTCAGGTAATATAGCAAGAGCTCCTCTTCCGTTGGTTGAAATCTGAAACCAGGGGGAACTTGGCATTTTCCATTCACACTCACAGATATACTACTCATTTTGTCGAAAGTTAACAGAAAGATGGAATTAAGAACTAGCTAGTGATTAAGTTAGTGAACTAGGGCATTTATATACTCCATGATGGATTAATATACTGTCTCTTGAAAAGTGTTATTTGATTCGAGGGTCCCTAAATCACAGTTGTATGCAACTAAAGTCTTAGACGGGTACCAATTATTTCTTGTTGAAATCACAATTGACGGGGGGAACAGAACCCTAAAAATGACATTGACAAATTTGTAAACATATGTAAATTTCGACAAATCCAAGTGCCTGAAAGAGATGAatactgtatatatatatatagtaagaAAAGAGAAGGTCCAGAAAGAGatgaattaatattttaaagttaACTTTAAGTTGGAGGCCTACCAAAATAAAAGACATCTTTTTTCCTATATGGGAGTGTTATCCAAAGACAATTAAACGCATGTGGGCAGGGacataaataccaaaaaactGAGAGCACCATCAAGGGGAAAAAGTTGTCCAATTGGAGCATTATCACACTGAAAGTGCTTTTGCAGACATGCAAGAACTGATAGGGAGTGGACCAAAGAATCTTCGAATGAATTCTTCTGTTTCATTGAATGTCGATCATGCTTTCACCTTTCTAGTTGACTAGCTTGCTAGTTGTCTGGTTCGATGTAGATTGACAATTagttctctctttttttctctcttcactCTGTATTTGCTTCCTTGGATTCTTGCTTCAATGTGTTTACCATGGTGACCTCTCTATGCATTTTATTACTAAATAACACAGCGGAATAAGGGGGAACAAGTGTTAATCCTAGAACATGAAAGCTTGAATACTCCTTGAAAATTGatagaaaatctcaaaatcttgCTCTCTGAAAATATGAACAACAAACTTAAAAATGAAGCTAATTAACCTCAaaccaaaatatgaaaataacaaaaatcgAAACTTTCACCTCGCAAAATGTGAAATTATGCATAAAGagtgagaaaaaataaaaactctcaGCAAAATAGTGAGTTTGACTTGTCATAAAAACTCTCAGCAAAATAGTGAGTTTGACTTGTCTAGCCATTCCTTTCAAAGTGGTGCATTATGGGAGCAAATTGGAGAAAACAACCTCAAATCTGCAGAAGTTGAATTTTCGTGTTCTTGGCTTGTACATGTCAAGCTACTCCCTCCTCAATCCTTTCCGTTATCTGCATGACTTAAGGATTAATCTGGCTTTTGTTAACATGATGGTTCTCTGAAACTTGACATTTCGAAATTATATGCATACGAAGctatccaaaaaaattaatgaaggaCTTTCCAAAACTAACTAAAAGCAACTCCTATGTGAATGAACAAAAGAGCTACCGTGGGAAGTAGTTTTGGAGTGTATTTCCTGGTTCGGTGCCGACAATTGCATTAGACTGGATTGTAGGAAATGTAATTATACATGTTCTTATCAAAAAGCTGCTTTCATAAAGCATTTGTCAAGGTGCAATTATCCATGGCTCGTCAATTCTTTTATATACATTAACGCAAGTTGGGCTATATTCACACTAATAAATCACACCATTAAGGAGGCCCCGTTTGCATGCATTATATTGCATGATTGCATTTCCACATTCTTATATGAAATTCTGTAAGCTATAtgaattattgttttattttttttattttttttatacaagtgatacTGGAGGGAGAGGCGGATCGAACCTAAAATCTCTAGtgcatatataaataattttaaccACTTAAGCTACAAGTCCCTTACACATTATTATTTTAGTGTTCATATTATGCTAAAGTTTTGACCTTTGTTCCATGTTTCAAACATGCACGCAAGGATGGTTGCAAATTAGAATTGTTTAGCCATTTGATTAATGATATGAAAATTCAGTGTTGAAACATAACACCAGATTCATCTATTATTTGACAAATAGTTGTATAACCAAATGATTTTCGATCtagttggtttttctttttctttttggtagaGATTATGATCTTTAAAGGGTGATCAACAAGTATGGTTCCCATCATACAATTGATCAGTTGCATAATACAAACTTGATGGCAGAAGCTACAAATAGGAATGTAGCTAGCAtttcacaaaaatttaaaattaaaggaTAGACAATTTTATTTGGAGATTTTGAGATATCCGTATTCCCACTTTTTGCTTTTGAGAAAAGAAtattatataggccttttattttgcatgttgtttcttctttttcattttttaatgaatttcaAACCAGTGGCACTTTGACCTTATTGTATATAACATAATAATagcaactttttttattttatctctCTTAGCTTTTTCACCTTTCCTTTTTCACACATCATACGGTCACTTGATTAAGTCTATGCAAGCATATCTAGTTGTGAtattttagtacttttttcCTTGGAAAAGGTgataatatttattcataagaggtataaaaaaaagggactCAGCTCTAAAGGATTAAATGAGCATCTTTACATATTATGGTTCGATTGTTGGTGCAATCAAAAGGAAGCTTGCCCTTGATAGAACGTCCCCCATCCTCACTAGAGACCTAAGTCGTAAAACCTACTTGATTTTTCTATAGGTTTTTTAGGAGATATGGTCCTTAAACTTTGTACTCACTTGAGCTTTAGTTCCTCAACTTTCAAAATAGTTTCCACAGTCCCTCAACTCCACATTCGTTTGTAACAAAAGTTTTAGAGtaagttttgttattttttttccgTCAAAATGAGGTGCAAATTGGTCCTTTTAAGTGTTTagtcatttttttgttttctaaattattttaaattttaaatttaaacaatttataatatataaaaaagtaactCAACCCCCAACCCTCTGTGCTTTTCGTCCTCTTCTCCTCTCTatccctttttctttcaatttttgctTTCCCTCTCTCAACTGCAATGGCATTGTATATGTGTGTCTTGATAATTTTGTGCGGGGAGAGGGTGCGTTGATAAAATTGGGTAGGCCCTAATTTGGAAAAGGGCATGTGGCTGTGGCGAACGGAGACGCTGATTTGAAAGGGGGTTGCTCTAGGCGGGTCGGAGGTGGAGTTCTTGCTTGAAGGTGGAGTCACGGTGTTCTGAAATTCTGTCATTTGTGGTGCAAGGTCAgagaatttttcaaatttgaatggTACTACACTCATAAAAACCTAATTTATCTTTCCTTccccggaaaaaaaaaaaaaggagcccGTATTATATCAGTAAAATCATTTCCCATGCAAGACGACATTTTAAGAgttggacaaaaaaaaataataataatgattatGCAAAGGCATCTCTTGACAGAGGGTAAggaaatttcctttttttcaaaacgACTATAGCCCAAAGTTCTTGACAAAGAGAATTTATACAGAATAGCAAACACAATTCAATGCTTCAAACCTACTTCCATAGTTGCCGTTGATGGCTGGAAGTGGATGGTGAGTATTTTCGGAGTTTGGATTTCACAT
Proteins encoded:
- the LOC117638405 gene encoding NAC domain-containing protein 43-like, which translates into the protein MSSISVSVNGKCQVPPGFRFQPTEEELLLYYLRKRVSCEKIDLDVIRDIDLTKLEPWDIQEKCKIGSLSQNDWYLFSHKDKKYPSGTRTNRATIAGFWKATGRDKVIYSNGRPIGLRKTLVFYNGRAPHGERSDWLMYEYRINGQVSDLNVSNAMGGAATEEEGWVVCHIFIKKKKNLKTLNSPSNSSFNYMGINTGRMLESYYDEGSLEQMFQQVERNCKEENKAEVVKYNTKPLIYTSNQVIGAPDPKSLHQIVSGLTSWAAFDRLIASQLNGHAA